GGACTTTAAATTTGTATCTTTGTAAGTTTGAGTTCATTTTTGGATTTTGACCCGTTAGTAAAATATACATGGCAAAAAACGGTTTCTAATGAATGTAAAATTATTGGGATGGGAATTTTTTATAGTTAATTTATGTTGTCTAAAACAATGTGTAAAAActgcaaatttcaaaaatttgtgtatttaataggtaaaaaaaatagtttggattctttttaaatgaaaatccGAAACAATTCGTGTATTTTATTAGTAGATGGAAAATTAGTctgtatattttttaagaatttgGATTCTTTTTATAATATTGGATTAGAATCTTGCTTAGATACTACTAATTCTTATCAAGACAACGGAATGTATTGCAGTTTTTTAGATGAACCGTGAACAATAAAATAAGGTTTTCAAAGTTACTTTTTGTAGTGTAACATTTTACcaaacaacaaatatatatagatatatatattataactcAAAGTTTTTCTTTAGTCTCATTTTAATAAACTCCGAAAACTACTATACGATAGAATATATAAATTCGTCGAGACTTTTCTGCTTAAAATTCAATAAAACCATTGAACTTGGATAATAATTCGACCTTAATTTACATCAAAGCTAACAAAAAAAGTTGTTTAAGTTGGCGTATAGTGAAGAAATCATtttcagaagaaagaaaccataCGAGTTATTTGACGGAAACACCCTCAAATCATTGTTTGCAGAGAACTTTATAGATAAGGTACAGATCAGAAAGCACCTCTAGAAATCTAGCAATAGATCTCATCTCTAGAGAAGAAGAGCTCCACCGGTTGGTCCCACCGATTCCAACATAATGTCCCAGAACTTGCCACGTGGCGTTCGGTCTGAAAGGTTGCTGTACTGTTGTGCTTACAGAATCATTATCTCCCTTGCTGGAATATCTTTCCTCTTTATGATTCTGTCACTTTCTGTCTGTACCAAAAGAAGTAAAGAACCTTACCCATatttctctccttctctgtTTCTTTCATGTTTTATGGGAGCTTCTTAAGAAACTTCTGGCCTATGGGTTTATGTACAGACTAGAGAGCAAGTGACAGGAAAGAGAAGGTTCTGTTCCTTTTGTTTGGCGTGGAACTTCAACTTTCACAAGTCAGGTTTAGATGTTCTACTTCTTCAGCTTCTTATTCGTCCAGAAGCTTTCCAAATTTGGTCAGTATTCTTGCAAGGGACTTGTGGTTTTAAAAGATGTTGCTATATTtggaacatattaaaaaatgaaCTCATGTTCCTGCTTTTAGTATAAATCTCTTTTATATGATTAGTGTATTAATATAATGATTGGATTTgggattataaaattatatttatgctCATCTGTATCTCTTCTTAATCATAAGTTATGATTAGATATGTTCGTTTAAATATCTTAATATAATATTGGGGTTGATTATAAAAATCTTTTGATATGTCTCCAGAGATCTGACATGGAACACCAAGATTGGAATTTTGAGGAGAACTACAATCTGTCCAATAATAGAAGATATATAAGGTAATATAATGTTTAATctaatttattcattaattaaaaaGGACTATATATTAGTCTCTGAGTGTGTATATGTGTAGGCCACAAGATGACCTGGTAGAGTTGTTATGGCGAGATGGGCAAGTGGTTCAGCAGAGCCAAACTCATAGAGATCAAACTCAGAAACAGGACTATCAACAAGAAACCCTAAGACCCAACACCTTTCTTGAGGATCAAGAAACCGTCTCTTGGATACAATACCCTCTAGATGAAGATCCATTTGAATCCGAAGACTTAACCTCACCTTTCTTCTCAACTATAGATCTCCTCCAAAGACCGGCTTCAGAGACGGCTAAGCACGATGCCAGTCCTAAACCTCCTGATCAGGTCATGCCTCCTCCTAAGTTTAGGTTAACGGATTCATCATCAGAAGTCAGGGAACTAGGAAAAGAACAGTACTCGGTGGTGACCGTTGGACCAAGCCACTGCGGTAGCAACCAATCTCAAACCGTTCTCGATGGCTCACTGAGAGCAGTCGATGGGAGGCCCTACCCGAACGCAAGTTCGTCATCAGGTGGCTCCTCTGGTTGCAGCTTTGGCAAGAACAACAAAGATATGGCTTGTGTAAGAAGATTCACAGCAGAGCGTAAGAGAAAACATATAATGGACACTGATGAATCTGTGTCTCAGTCAGATGTATGCTTTAGTTTTTAACTCATGAAGTTCTTGAAACGTGTTTTTGTTGTTCATTTCTTATTGTTCTTGAAACGTTTTACAGGCTATCGGTAATAACAAGTCGAGCCTACGAACAGGATCAACGCGAAGAAGCCGTGCAGCTGAAGTTCATAATCTCTCCGAAAGGGTAGTCGACatattatcatatataatataatatatagtataacaTAATATTCATACAAAACTCTTGTGTTTGATAATTAAATTAGAGGAGGAGAGATAGGATCAATGAGAGAATGAAGGCTTTGCAAGAACTAATACCTCACTGCACTAAAGTAAGTTATAAACTTGAATCTGATACGGGGAGTGATTTATTAAGTCAAAAGAACTTGGTGTCACTTGGGTTTGTCTTCTTGTAGACTGACAAAGCTTCAATTTTGGAAGAAGCCATAGATTATTTGAAGTCACTTCAGTTACAAGTTCAAGTTATGTGGATGGGGAGTGGAATGGCTGCTGCTGCAGCGGCTCCTATTATGTTCCCTGGGGTACAGCCTCCTCCACCGTTCATCCGTCAGGTGCAGAGCCCGGTACTGTTGCCTAGATTTCCTGTTATGAACCGGTATCCGATTCAAAACAATCCCGGTTTAGTTTGTCAGAACCCGGTACAAAACCAAGTGTTGTGTAATCGGTTTGATAGATACGTTGGCCTATTCCCACAGTGCAGGCTGCTGCCTCTCAGGTAAGGCTCATACGTTACGTAGTCCAGTAGATATAAGAGCTATACTAACTAAATACAAAccactaaaaataataataaataagaatatatGCAAACAAACCACATGTATTTGCTACTTAATACTTAGCTAAGATGCCAGTTcattatgaaagaaaaaaaatcgcAGAACTTTATACCGTATTCTAGGCAGGACCGAACATCATTGTTGAGTTCCGGTAGCGTCTGTTCGGGACCGAACATTAtgtgtctttttcttttcattctgTATTagaataaaaacttttttttttgttctttcggGGACATccgataaaaaataataataaataaataaatacgaCGGTCTAGTGAAAGATTTCAAACGTCTACTGATACGTTGtggtttgataataattaaaCGCAGCCGATGGAGATGTTGAGGTTTGGTTCTCCAGCGGGACAGGAAAGTCAACGTACGTCTGCGCAGACGAAGACCACCGACGGTACTCGTTAGGGCCACTAAGCGGCTGttgcattttttttctttcttttgcggTTTGTTTGGTTGTTGGGGCATTCTTCGTTATTTACATAATCTTCTGAACATAGGTTTAAACGTTATTTTCTGTATATGcgagtttatgtattttaaccTTAATTTCAAAATGACATGAGCTTTTTGTAATCATCTAGAACCATAAAATGTGAAATACATGTTTAATATGTAGTTCATGTTTCTCTAATAAAATTATGCATTAGTCTAAGTAGCTGAAAATACTTTCTGAAAATGAATTGTTTTCTTGATTAAAAAGCTAGAAAACCCATGTTGTTTTCCACTAATTTTGTTCTATGTAATcctaataaaaacaaaaacattatcTAGCTCTAAGAAGTACAGATAGTCGTAGAGATAGAGATCTGGCCGAAGTTTGATACActattgatcttttttttttaaccagagGATAGATCCAAAAGCTTTCTAGGCCCAAGACTAATCTTCCTGAGGC
This genomic stretch from Raphanus sativus cultivar WK10039 chromosome 3, ASM80110v3, whole genome shotgun sequence harbors:
- the LOC130509622 gene encoding transcription factor PIF4-like, producing MEHQDWNFEENYNLSNNRRYIRPQDDLVELLWRDGQVVQQSQTHRDQTQKQDYQQETLRPNTFLEDQETVSWIQYPLDEDPFESEDLTSPFFSTIDLLQRPASETAKHDASPKPPDQVMPPPKFRLTDSSSEVRELGKEQYSVVTVGPSHCGSNQSQTVLDGSLRAVDGRPYPNASSSSGGSSGCSFGKNNKDMACVRRFTAERKRKHIMDTDESVSQSDAIGNNKSSLRTGSTRRSRAAEVHNLSERRRRDRINERMKALQELIPHCTKTDKASILEEAIDYLKSLQLQVQVMWMGSGMAAAAAAPIMFPGVQPPPPFIRQVQSPVLLPRFPVMNRYPIQNNPGLVCQNPVQNQVLCNRFDRYVGLFPQCRLLPLSRWRC